A section of the Engystomops pustulosus chromosome 3, aEngPut4.maternal, whole genome shotgun sequence genome encodes:
- the TMEM178A gene encoding transmembrane protein 178A isoform X4 — protein MAAAVLLCGCIVAAVSFFWEESLTQHVAGLLFLMTGIFCTISLCTYAASVAYDLNRLPKFIYGLPSDVEHGYSWSLFCAWCSLGLIVAAGCLCTAYPFISRTKILHLKFARDSCV, from the exons ATGGCTGCTGCGGTCCTCCTGTGTGGATGTATAGTGGCAGCAGTAAGTTTTTTTTGGGAAGAAAGCCTTACACAGCATGTGGCTGGACTACTTTTTCTCATGACAG GAATCTTTTGTACAATATCTTTGTGCACATATGCAGCAAGTGTCGCTTATGATCTCAATCGCCTGCCAAAATTTATTTATGGGCTTCCAAGTGATGTGGAACATGGATACAGCTGGTCTTTGTTTTGTGCGTGGTGCAGTTTGGGCTTGATAGTAGCAGCTGGATGCCTCTGCACTGCTTATCCATTTATCAGCAGGACCAAGATTTTGCATCTTAAGTTTGCCAGAGACTCTTGTGTATGA